A genomic stretch from Streptobacillus ratti includes:
- the pip gene encoding prolyl aminopeptidase has product MIKEIIGLEISNPLTLYNHEYNEKGYYLKNDEHEIYYEVSGNEKGIPVVFVHGGPGAPMGDYAKRFFNKDKFRIIVIDQRGCGKSKPFAKIEGNNTFALIDDMEKIRKFLGIEKWIVFGGSWGSTLSLVYAINHPERVLKLVLRGIFLGRSEDVDWLYKEGASYIYPVEFEKFLSPLTKEERENPVKSYLKYLQMDLDTAKKYAKVWSDWEHSCVRLIRKDNLSEISQSDISMAITECVYFNNNSFLPTDNYILENTDKIKDLEIDIVHGRYDVDCRLIGAYELYKSLNNARLYIIQDAGHSSLEKGITHKLMEIMEEYSGR; this is encoded by the coding sequence ATGATAAAAGAAATAATTGGATTAGAAATATCTAACCCTCTAACTTTATATAATCATGAATATAATGAAAAGGGATATTATTTAAAAAATGATGAGCATGAAATATATTATGAAGTTAGTGGAAATGAAAAAGGTATACCTGTAGTATTTGTTCATGGTGGACCTGGAGCACCTATGGGTGATTATGCAAAAAGATTTTTTAATAAAGATAAATTTAGAATAATAGTTATAGATCAAAGAGGTTGTGGAAAAAGTAAACCTTTTGCAAAAATAGAGGGGAATAACACTTTTGCTTTGATAGATGACATGGAAAAAATAAGAAAGTTTCTTGGAATAGAAAAATGGATAGTATTTGGTGGTTCATGGGGGTCAACATTATCTTTAGTTTACGCTATAAATCATCCAGAAAGAGTTTTAAAATTAGTTTTAAGAGGAATATTTTTAGGTAGAAGTGAAGATGTAGATTGGCTGTATAAAGAGGGTGCAAGCTATATTTATCCAGTAGAATTTGAAAAATTTTTATCTCCATTAACTAAAGAAGAAAGAGAAAATCCAGTTAAATCATATTTAAAGTATTTACAAATGGATTTAGACACAGCTAAAAAGTATGCTAAGGTATGGTCAGATTGGGAACATTCTTGTGTAAGACTTATTAGAAAAGATAATTTAAGTGAAATATCACAATCAGATATTTCTATGGCTATTACAGAATGTGTATATTTTAATAATAACTCTTTCTTACCAACAGATAATTACATTTTAGAAAACACTGATAAAATAAAGGACTTAGAAATAGATATAGTTCATGGTAGATATGATGTGGATTGTAGACTTATTGGAGCTTATGAGCTATATAAAAGCTTAAATAATGCAAGGCTATATATAATTCAAGATGCAGGGCATTCAAGTTTAGAAAAAGGTATTACTCATAAATTAATGGAAATTATGGAGGAATATAGTGGAAGATAA